One segment of Arcanobacterium phocae DNA contains the following:
- a CDS encoding FAD-dependent oxidoreductase, with product MTTTVIVGGVAGGMSTATRLRRNDENMDIIVLESSGYVSFANCGLPYFIGGEITERSNLLLQTPQSLKSRFNLDVRINSTATSIDRAAKTVTVSGPEGTYTQKYDYLVLSPGAQPLMPPIPGIETALTLRNVEDTDRIIEYVQATSARKAVIIGGGFIGLELAENLTKRSIATTVIEQAPHIMGPFDEEMAAMVTEHMINHGVTIRANSQVTAIGEGYVAIGDEKVDADIVIAALGVRPASDLARNAGLEVNQRGGITVDSQHRTNDPAIFALGDAAEKTDLISGAGVMVPLAQTANRHGRLVADVITGRQTHSLPVLGTAIIGLFGLAAASTGWNERRARSEGKTIRVIHSHPVHHAGYYPGASSLHLKLIVDADSDSILGAQAVGTQGVDKRIDVIATAMRAGLKASDLADLELAYAPQFGSAKDPINMLGFIADNGRTGEQTRQWHELDDALADGWQLVDVRTKAEYNRGTIPGAINIPVDELRDHVEELRGKKVLVHCQVGLRGHIACTMLTNSGLECANLDGGYITWSYGQRARTA from the coding sequence ATGACTACCACCGTTATTGTTGGCGGAGTTGCCGGGGGAATGTCCACCGCCACTCGACTGCGGCGCAACGATGAAAACATGGACATCATCGTCTTAGAATCATCTGGATATGTTTCGTTTGCTAACTGCGGTTTGCCATATTTCATCGGTGGTGAGATTACTGAGCGCTCGAACTTACTCCTACAGACGCCCCAATCTCTCAAGTCTCGCTTCAACCTGGATGTGCGCATCAACTCCACCGCTACCAGCATTGACCGCGCAGCAAAGACAGTTACCGTCAGCGGCCCAGAAGGAACATACACTCAAAAGTATGACTACCTTGTTTTGTCTCCCGGCGCCCAACCGCTAATGCCTCCGATCCCCGGTATTGAAACAGCTCTGACACTGCGAAACGTCGAAGATACAGATCGCATCATCGAATATGTACAAGCCACTTCTGCTCGCAAAGCAGTCATTATCGGTGGCGGGTTTATCGGATTGGAACTAGCTGAAAACCTCACTAAAAGATCGATTGCTACAACAGTTATCGAGCAAGCTCCTCATATTATGGGACCATTTGACGAAGAAATGGCAGCCATGGTCACTGAACACATGATTAATCATGGCGTGACCATTCGTGCCAACTCACAAGTTACTGCTATTGGAGAAGGCTACGTAGCTATCGGCGACGAAAAAGTTGACGCTGATATAGTCATTGCCGCTCTAGGGGTACGTCCTGCGTCTGATTTGGCACGAAACGCTGGACTCGAGGTCAACCAGCGCGGAGGAATTACAGTCGATTCTCAACATCGAACGAATGATCCAGCAATTTTCGCGCTTGGCGATGCAGCCGAAAAAACTGATCTTATTTCTGGCGCAGGAGTCATGGTTCCACTCGCTCAAACAGCCAATCGCCATGGGCGTTTGGTAGCTGATGTGATCACTGGTCGTCAAACACACAGCCTACCTGTCTTAGGTACTGCGATCATCGGTCTTTTTGGTCTCGCAGCAGCCTCAACTGGTTGGAATGAACGCCGTGCCCGTTCCGAAGGTAAAACTATTCGTGTCATTCACTCGCATCCAGTTCATCACGCTGGCTATTATCCAGGCGCATCTAGCCTCCACCTTAAACTGATCGTGGACGCTGATAGCGATTCTATTCTTGGCGCCCAAGCTGTTGGAACTCAAGGTGTTGACAAGCGTATTGACGTCATTGCTACTGCTATGCGAGCTGGCTTGAAAGCTTCAGATCTCGCCGATCTTGAATTAGCTTATGCGCCACAATTCGGCTCTGCTAAAGATCCAATCAACATGCTTGGTTTCATCGCAGATAACGGCCGTACAGGTGAACAAACACGTCAATGGCATGAGCTTGACGATGCTCTTGCCGATGGCTGGCAACTCGTTGATGTGAGAACTAAGGCAGAATACAACCGCGGAACAATCCCTGGAGCAATCAATATCCCAGTCGACGAATTGCGAGACCACGTAGAAGAACTTCGCGGAAAGAAAGTTCTGGTTCATTGCCAAGTTGGGTTACGCGGCCACATTGCCTGCACTATGCTTACTAACTCCGGGCTTGAATGCGCTAACCTCGATGGCGGATATATAACATGGTCTTACGGCCAGCGCGCACGCACTGCGTAA
- a CDS encoding YccF domain-containing protein yields MNIIWFIIAGFWLAIGHLLPAAILTTQHEPHRLNSFALQ; encoded by the coding sequence ATGAACATAATTTGGTTCATTATCGCCGGATTCTGGCTCGCGATCGGTCATCTATTGCCTGCCGCGATTCTCACCACGCAACATGAACCACATAGATTGAATTCATTCGCCTTGCAGTAA
- a CDS encoding YccF domain-containing protein, which translates to MFFAYLIAGAIGLIFIVTIPMSLAIFRIAGYLLWPFGRTVMKSQIAG; encoded by the coding sequence ATGTTTTTCGCATACCTCATCGCTGGCGCTATCGGACTTATTTTCATCGTCACTATTCCGATGAGCTTAGCTATCTTTCGTATTGCTGGCTATCTACTCTGGCCTTTTGGCAGAACAGTTATGAAAAGCCAAATAGCAGGATAG
- a CDS encoding phosphoglyceromutase → MTYKLVLVRHGESEWNAKNLFTGWVDVPLSEKGTEEAKRAGKLLKDANVLPDLLFTSLLRRAIMTANLSLDAADRHWIPVKRNWRLNERHYGALQGKNKKEIRDEYGEELFMQWRRSYDVPPPAIEAGSEFSQDSDPRYAGEPIPATECLKDVLERLLPYWEGEIVPELKSGKTVMIAAHGNSLRAIVKHLDGISDEEISGLNIPTAIPLFYELDEETLKPITKGGTYLDPEAAKAAIEAVANQGK, encoded by the coding sequence ATGACATACAAACTCGTTCTCGTCCGTCACGGCGAAAGTGAATGGAATGCGAAGAACCTCTTCACTGGCTGGGTGGATGTTCCACTCTCTGAGAAGGGAACCGAAGAAGCGAAGCGCGCAGGAAAGTTGCTTAAGGATGCAAACGTTCTGCCAGATTTACTCTTCACCTCGCTTCTTCGTCGTGCAATTATGACGGCTAATCTTTCACTTGACGCTGCTGACCGTCACTGGATTCCAGTTAAGCGGAATTGGCGTCTCAACGAGCGTCACTATGGCGCTTTGCAAGGCAAGAATAAGAAGGAAATTCGTGATGAATACGGTGAAGAACTGTTCATGCAGTGGCGCCGTTCGTACGATGTTCCACCGCCGGCAATCGAAGCTGGATCAGAATTCTCGCAGGACTCCGATCCACGCTATGCGGGTGAGCCAATTCCAGCTACTGAATGCTTGAAGGACGTCCTTGAGCGGCTCCTTCCATACTGGGAAGGTGAGATTGTTCCAGAACTTAAGTCTGGAAAGACCGTTATGATTGCAGCTCACGGTAACTCGTTGCGTGCAATCGTCAAGCATCTTGACGGTATTTCGGATGAAGAGATTTCTGGGCTGAACATTCCAACGGCTATCCCGTTGTTCTACGAATTGGACGAAGAAACCCTCAAGCCAATTACCAAGGGTGGAACCTACCTTGATCCAGAAGCAGCCAAGGCTGCTATCGAAGCAGTTGCTAACCAGGGTAAGTGA
- a CDS encoding CarD family transcriptional regulator produces the protein MSFKVGETVVYPHHGAAYIEDISEKIMRGEKRLYLTLRIIQGDMVIQVPADSIEQVGLRDVSNDAQLEEVFAVLREENVEEPSNWSRRYKANGEKLTSGDVNKVAEVVRDLTRRSSDRGLSAGEKRMLAQAHAILGSEIALGRGISDDEAAELLNEILGEFVIPLDSSDTAETPQSAQSAE, from the coding sequence ATGAGCTTCAAAGTCGGAGAAACGGTCGTTTACCCTCATCATGGGGCTGCGTACATTGAAGATATATCAGAAAAGATCATGCGCGGTGAAAAGCGTCTTTATTTGACGCTTCGTATTATTCAAGGTGACATGGTTATTCAGGTTCCAGCAGATTCTATTGAACAGGTTGGACTTCGCGATGTGTCGAATGATGCTCAGCTGGAAGAAGTGTTTGCTGTTCTTCGTGAAGAAAATGTGGAAGAACCATCGAATTGGTCACGGCGTTACAAAGCGAACGGTGAAAAACTAACATCCGGTGACGTCAATAAAGTCGCGGAAGTTGTTCGAGATTTGACTCGACGTAGCAGTGACCGTGGTCTGTCCGCCGGTGAGAAACGTATGCTTGCTCAGGCACACGCAATCCTCGGATCCGAGATAGCCTTGGGTCGCGGAATCAGTGATGATGAAGCTGCCGAACTGCTTAATGAAATTCTGGGGGAGTTTGTTATTCCCCTAGACAGTAGCGATACTGCTGAAACTCCGCAATCGGCACAGTCGGCTGAATAG